TTTCGCTTTAGTTATATTCTAGGTCATCATGGGTTGTTGTAACAGCGCAGAGGTAAGTTAGCTAAAAGTCTGATGGTGATAATGGTTTCTTTCATTGTGTTAAGATTACAATTTGTATACAACGTAACGTCACGTCTTCCCCAGTAGCGGCTTCTTGTTTGTACGGCAACTCGCTTATTTGTGTGTCTGCGCTGTTGGGAGTCGCATTGGGGCAGCTATTTCAGACCGCTTTCCGTCAAAACCAAGTCGAGGATAACAGCTCCTGTGTGTTATTTATGCCTTGGCAGAGCAAACGTGACTGGAAACCGCTGGAGGAGCGCAGCTGCACAGATATCCTATGGCTCATCATATTTACGCTGTTTTGTATTGGGATGGTAAGtttagtgtttttgttctgtttaggTGTCCATGTTTTGAACCTGTTTTTCAAGTTGTGTTTCTTGTTGTATGTCGttgaaaagctaaattaaacacaaacttAGCAATGTTGGGTTTTattgttctgctgctgtttggctCTATTTGACTAAACTAATCATCTGTTCTTTGCTTTCATGTTGCTTTAGTCAGCTGATGAGCTACAGATGAGTGAAACACCCCTTTAATGGCAACAGTTTCCTTCAGTTAACCTAAGTTTAGCTGAAACTGTCTTAAACAGATATCATTTCaacttttattcagttttatgctgtttttagaGTTTTGTATTGTgctaaacaatgtttttaacacaataattacaataaatagGGTGTTATAACAGTGCCAAAAAATGGCAACAGAAAATTCAAAACAGTTTGGATGCAtagtaaaatgcaaaaaagaacAAGCAATGCAAATCGATATTTTCTTCACAGTAAGCATTGAATTTTGAAGCACAGTTGTTGTGACGGGGTCGTGTTTGTCACTGTACATAAAAACCCTGCAACTGAGGAGACCAGATGCTGGACCAAAACAGACGTTTAGTCCTGTTTCACTTTGCCATTCAAATTGGTTCAAAACTATTAGAATACGGACTGGACAACTTCGCCAACGTATATTGTGTTGATGGAATTTCCTAACTTAAGAGGAACTGCTGTGTTAGATGTGCTTTTAGGATTCATTTGGTGTTATTTTTAGTCAAAATAGCGCCAGCTGTCTCTGTATTGCACAAGTTAGGAAATGCTACAAGGATGCAATGGTTCCTTGCAGCATGGCTTGTAATGGACTTTTTTCCAATTATGAGCAAACTAGCCTATATTTTTAGAAGAACTATGGAAacttgaaatgaaatgttacTACAGCAGCCCAGAAGGGACTTCTTTAggtattttccattttaaacagCCGCTGCAGCTCTAGTGTAGCTGGGTCACTTGAACGTGCgtttttaaaagtgacaaaAGTCACattattgtttaatgttttctcaCTATCACTTGATTGAAGCTCAGTGCGTGGACATGCTCATCATTAGTcactcagacattttttttttagaaatatagCTGGCTGTATTGCTTTTGGATTTTAATCTACAAAACTTTAGGTCACCATAAACAAACCTAATACtatcatttaagaaaaaaaaaactgaaagggTGAAGACACACTTTGAAAAGCTGTTGCTTTCAAGAGAAACTGGAGACTTGGTGgtaactttattattttcttagtTAAGGTAGCTGCTTTATCCTGCTAGCTGACAGCATAAATGGTATTGCAATCTATCATGACACGATCACCCGAAGAAGAATTTAAGTCTTTGTACAATTCATAATAAGTTTAATCTGTGTGATTTGCAGGCATGTATTTGTGGCTTTGCCATTGCCATAGGAGGTGCCACCAGGCTAATCTCAGGATATGACAGTTATGGCAACACCTGTGGTCGCAACAACACCAAAATAGAGGGTGTACCCCTCAGTGGCCGGGACATGAGGGACAAAAAGTAAGTTTTTACAGATGAGGTAGCGCTGAAGTCtgctcacattttagtcatacTTTCTCAGATACTCAGCCTAATGGCAGCACTGTGCTCTACAGCTAAAGCGTATCACATTCTCAGATGCATAACAGATCTCACTGACATATATCCTTTTATATGACTGAAGAAAATCTTAGTTGATGTGATGTTTTTACCATTTGACTTTGATTTGTATTCCTTCTTTTGGTCTGGAGCTCTCCATCAGCAGAGGCTGAAGGCTCAGTTTTTCTGAAACAATGGGTCATGCTTCATTGATGGGCTGATTGCCCATGGGGGCTTTGAATAAAAGGCGTTTCAGCAACAAAGAAGGATTTGTTAGACGGGGGTAGCAAATGTCACCATTTTAAGTTTTCTGCCTAGACTAAAATGTCCTCATTGGCAAACAGAGATTTTCATGGGGTTTCTTATTTTGGATTGTATGGGTGTGGCAGTACAGCACGTTCCTTAAATCTGCCATTTAAATGTTGTCCTactattttcttctttgttcagGTATGTTTTCTTTCTAGACCCTTGCAACCTTGACTTCATCAACAGGAAGATAAAATCCATTGCCCTCTGCGTCTCCACATGTCCAGCTACTGAACTGACGACATACAATGATTTGAAGCAGTTTTCTCTTAATAATGGTGAGAAAACCTTACAGGTGGAAACATTTCCAGGAAAAATTGATCTTGGTTACTTTAACTGCTACTTATCACTAAGCTCACACATGAAATATCATAGTGCTAAAACTAACCTGGTCCACATTGTTATGCCAAAGACAACTTTGATCTGTCAGGACATGGGAACATGTAGAAGTTTCCGCTGGTGTCATTTAGATCCTTTAGGCTGTAGGATGGTATTTCTTGGAGACATCTCAGGAATGTTCCATTGGACTGAGAATCTGGGAGTTGGTCCGCTTGTGGGCTCTTTGTCATCTTCCATGAGCTGATACTGGTCAGTTTTTACAGTGTAACAGGTGATGTAGTTGTTGTTGCTGAACTCAGGGACTTCTGTTACCACCTGATATGTTTGTCCAAGATTTCCCAGCAGAATATTGCTGCCAATGAGATGATCAATGTTATCCACTACATATATGGCGTGTTGTGGGTATGATGTGTATTAACTTGTATTTGTTAATACAATAAGAATATATACAACTGCAGAGAAGTTTATAAACTATTTGCTGCTGCTTTATGTGTCCTGTAGTTGTCATAGACACACCATCATCCTCCACTCTGTAACTCTTTAATATTGTTAGCATTCAGATAGCAATATTTGTCAAGTTTAGCTATGATGCTCTCATGAGCCTAAACaataagtgtgtttttttataagATAAAATGAATGTGATTCATTATAAGACGAAACACATTCACATTGCATGAGCAATGTAGTAGTATATGAGTATGAAAAAGGAGCGATTGAATAATGGGTTCaatgtaaagagctttggaaGCCTTGAAAAGCACCATAGAAATCTAATTTATTGTTATATAAGGAGGAATTTGAGCCAAATGTTGGTCTTTATGGACCATTGGCAGGTCTCTTTCACCCATCAGGGTGATGGATGCTGATGTGATTGAGATTATGCCAGCCAGTGATTGCTGGCACATGAGTTGATATTGTTCAATGAATCCATAATGAAGGATTCTGTTTCTCAGCCCAGCAATACTAAACGAATTCAAAGGAAACCTCTTGGTCAGTTACtctctgaatgcagctgtggttgtgacCAGAAGCTTTGTATTTTGGGGCAGTACCATAGGATGTGAGCTAGTGTGTTCACATCAATGAACTTCTAGCCACTTGGGTTGCTTCTTAGCTTAAGCAATAATAATATACACACAGCCAGCGTGTAACCTaacataaaggaaaaataatccTATGTACTAAtctgggttttttgtttgtttatttcactAATTAATGGAACATATTTGGTTCTAAAGTTTAATCAAAttgttgctttttctttctgcttttaggCTCTGACCTCTGCTCCTACGATATTTCTCCTACAAGATATGTAAGCCATCCAGACAGATTCACCAAATGTCCAAAACTTCCTTCTCTTCCAAGGTAATTAATAAATTCCATACATTTATTGGTTAGGGTCTAGTGCAGGACTTTAGCCCAGGACAGTAGATTGCAAGTAATGTCTGGTACCATTCAAATACAAATATGTCCCTCACTGGATCAGTAAAGCATAGCTAGCTATCTATTAGGACTTCAGAAGGTTATAGTGAAATCTGTGGGTGCAGAATCTTAAAACCAACACAGTAAGTAGCATGTTCATATCTTGTATTTATAGGAAGAACTTTggattaattttaatgtatattttacattttttttctcagtcatTGTTTTAGAGATTGCTCTGTAGGACCTTAAGGGTAATCCACATAAATCCATATGTAGTCTTTTACACATCCATCGTGTCCTGCTGTTTAGACGTTTCTCTCAAAATAAGTGAACTAGCATCGTTTATCTTTTCACTGTTTTCAGTAAGCCTGTGCCGGTGTTCCACCGCTGTATTCCCACGGACATCAGCTGCTATGCCGACTTTGCGCAGGCCTTCATCATGTTTGTCAGTGACAACACTGTGCTGCGTCGAGTCATCGCAGGAGTGATGGCCAGCAAGGAGATCATCATGGGTCTTTGTGTTCTAGCTTTAGGTATCGCACTTTCTTCCACCTACTGTATGCAACACAAACAGCATCTATCATAagatatttacatatttttcggattACTTGTTTTCATATAAAGAAAACACCACTGCTATCTAATTTGATTTCTGCTGCCCCACTGCAGATTGAGTAGGAAGGAAACTAAAGGGGAGctatttttgtcatttgaatgaaaaaaaaaaaaaaaaaaaaaaaaaacaggaaatgtctGAGTGGTTACAGACATCATATCCTCTGAAGTTTCAGCCTGCAGGCAATCATTTAAGGTCTGCTCCAAgaccccaccccccaccccccaccattGGTACAGCAGAAGAGATACAACAGATCCCATGTCAGCTTTAAACGTCTTTAATCTTAGTTATTTAATCCAACTGGTCTGGGTTTTGGGATTGATTTATTCTtggaaagacattttttttctttttcttttctttttttcagggaTATGAGAGATGTTTGTCATTCACTCTTTTATGTTTCTCTTTTCCAAAGATATGAATATCAAACTAATACAACAGTACAACACACTGCATGTGGTAATATTTTTATCTAGCCACGTTTTACCCGGCCATAGAATAACACAAGCAAGTACAGCAGCTTGACTCGACTTTTTCCACACCTATATAATGTTTGCTATAGTAACATGATGCACTGTgggttttatttctgtgttgcagTTCTCTCTATGATCATGATGGTGGTTATTCGTTACATCTCCAAAGTCCTGGTGTGGATTCTCACAGTTCTGGTAATCATCGGCTCTTTAGGTAACGTGCTGTTTTCTGTCACATTCCACAGAGAGAAGGCTACAGTACGCTGTTGTTCTTAGAAATATATCCTTTTTATAGGTGGGACGGGAGTCCTCTGGTGGCTCTACGCAGATCACAGGAAAGCCCTGGAAAGTAATGCCACATCAGTATTTGGAAAGGAAGTGGCCACAGACAATGTTAAAGCCTTGCTTGTGTACTCAATTGGTGCTACTGTTTTCACGGTATGTCTGCATGCTCAGGGGCTGTACGTAGGGATGAGAAGATAACATTATCTGcatgtgttattttaatgttattttattttattcttgtattttgtATTATAATGTatattggtttattttattttaatgatggcCTAGACATTTTATCTGCTTTgctttgtgcagcactttggcaataataataataataataataaaatatcttttcttttcctggcATGTCAAGAAATGCTAAATGATTGCATGAAGCTACCACAGAGCTTGTTTAATCTTTCAGGTCATACTCCTCTTGGTGATGTTCTTCATGAGAAAGCGTGTGGCTCTCACCATCTCTCTGTTCCATGTGGCTGGTAAAGTGTTCATCCACCTCCCCCTGCTCGTCCTGCAGCCTTTCTGGACCTTCCTCTGCCTCATGCTCTTCTGGGTTTACTGGATAGCTGTGCTTCTCTTCCTCGGGACCTCAGGTTAGGAGGAAACCTTGTGGGGAACAGTGGTATTGCCATGTTGTCTGTGTGAATGTTTGGCATTATTCACTACTCTGAATGCTCATCAGTGTGTATCTGCTCAAcagatctgattggtcagtggTACAATCcccaaacaaacagaataattaaGTCTGTGACATTTGGTCTGAGTTTCATGGCATGACTGAACTCCCACATACATTCAGAATCTTGTGCCAGTCTTGTGATGTGGAGGATGTGGTATAAGAAgcacttttcttttcatctcccGCTTCTCTTGATTATGAAgtagtattaaaataaaaaggacacTTTTCTTCCCTGTTTGGGTGTGCTGAGCCTTAATGAAAATGTCTCATAATGATTTATGATCTTTTTGTTGAAATAATTCTCCAGCAATGAAAACTAATTGCTGCtaatttttccattaaattatTCAGTCTAAGTAAATTTGCTTTATTGCAAATGTAATTATCCCTTATATTCAATGAGTTGGAAAAACCTCtattaaaaaggaaatgctaCTCAATTTGATTTAGAAAATGAGCTCAGCATGAGAAGGGAACTCATAAATTATGCTGCCACATTTCAAGCTCATGAAGACAAAGTAATAAATAATTGTCAAAAGAACGTCATTTTGCATGCATggtgcaaaaacaaaaccaaaaaagcaaagatgtATAGAGTAGACTTCTGCATAtgcaaaaggttttatttatttattttttttcttgtaaagcaCTGAACAGAAACATCTAATCCAAACTCTTGTTTGTTTGTCGTTGCAGGGACACCAGTAAAGAACAACTCCACAGGTGTTGTTGAATATGAAATGCAAGGGCCTCTTCAGTATATGGTGTGGTATCACGCTGTTGGCCTCATCTGGGTGAGCGAGTTCATTCTTGCTTTCCAGCAGATGACCATCGCTGGAGCTGTGGTCACTTACTATTTCACTAGGTAACAATAAAGTAGCTCAGCCTTTCTTTCCGTGTTATATttgctgttatgtttttttttttatgccattttgttttcattacttCTTCTCTCCCTGCATGATTTATTTAAGGAACAAGTCCCAGATGCCAGTTACCCCCATCCTTTCTTCCACGGTACGGACCATCCGCTACCACCTGGGTACTCTGGCCAAGGGCTCCTTCATCATCACACTTGTCAAGATCCCTCGTCTCATCCTAATGTACATTCACAGCCAACTCAAAGGAAAAGTGAGCTGTGAATTATAGATTTAAGCctaaaaaatgtttgttgttgaGATTGTTTCGTTTGTGtaaatttctgtatttctgACAGGAAAATGCCTGCGCCCGATGCATGCTTAAAGCCTGTGTCTGCTGTTTGTGGTGTCTGGAGAAGTGTTTAGCATACTTAAATCAAGTAAGTAATCACACGTAAGTGTTGTGAACACAGTGTGTACAAGTTCCCAAACATTTTCCATGTGTGTAACTCAaagatttacattttgttttcttatcttactgatatgtttttcttttcttctattcACATGATAATAGTAGGATGTTGTAacatacctgacatgtttcaACTGTCATCTTCTATCATTTTCCATGTCTGCTAATTATTTTAGAATGCTTATACAGCAACAGCCATCAACAGCACTAGTTTCTGTACCTCAGCCCGCGATGCTTTTGTCATCCTGGTGGAGAATGCACTCCGAGTGGCAGCCATTAACACCGTGGGCGACTTTGTCCTCTTCCTGGGAAAGGTATATACTCATACAGTTCTTACTGTGTGTTCTGTTGGGATGTTCTAAGGAAAAACTGGGAAAATATACTGGAACTAGCAAAACTATGCATTTCTATTCAAGATTGCACAGCATGAAATGTGAAAAGGTTAACACATTACTTTAAAGGGTAGTGATACAGTTAGTCAGGATTGTGTTTACAGCTTGCACCTGCTTCCTCCAAAtcacaattatatatatatttttttttcctgtttatgttGCCACCTTAAGCAGTTTAATGTTTTCTAAGAAGTTTTGTGTCTATGTCCTCAGGTCCTCATAGTGTCGTGTACAGCTTTTGCTGGCATTTTGGCTTTAAACTACCAGAGGGACTATACTGTGTGGGTGCTTCCTCTCCTCATCGTGTGTCTCTTCGCTTTCCTCGTGGCCCATTGTTTCCTTTCTGTGTTTGAAAACGTGGTCGAtgtcctcttcctctgctttgCTGTGGATACAAAGTATAATGATGGCAGTCCTGGACGCGAGTACTACATGGACAAGACCTTAATGGTGAGATGGGAGTTGATATGTGTATAGACATTGTTGTCATGGTAATTCCAGGCTTCAGTGGAAAGACATACTTGAGCGGAAGCTTCCAGCTAATCATGAATACTGTCTATAAGATTTTTCGGGGAgaatttatttatgaataaCTGAGTATATGTAGGGGAAAAGGTAAGttaaaatttgacatttaagaTACAAATGTGGAGATATTTTTCACTCCAAGTCCCAGTCTTACTCTTTACAATTAGTCTTATTACCTGTTTACAAGAaccatattaaaataattaaacaaataacttaaataagtaaatatattctaaaataactgtttactCTCTCAGGAATTTGTTGAGAACAGTAAGAAAATGGGTCGGTACCAGCCAACTGACGGAGACGGCCGGGAAATGAAGTCCATGGTGAGTTGAAAAGTCTTTCACTTTACTGTCTATtgtggtttaaaatgtttaaaggtCGCATATTATGCTAAATTTACTTTTTGAAGGTTTTCTAAtggtcatatgtgtcctcatagcctgtgtatgaggcccaaaaatgagaaaaatctgtCTCCTCTCTTACTTGCTTGCTCaactttttagcgaatgtgtgctcaaacgggtgaATCTGAGATCTTttcctttgtgacctcacgaagggaaataGCCACTGCCcccggtagtggatactgtcattgacccgctagctgagcctgccctctaaaatcacagagcggACACCAGCCAAAGCCGGAGCCTCTCCCAGAGAGGCGGGTGGAGTGGgcatggacaggcaccactcatgaacatttaaatgttcagacacagaaacagcccgttcttattagagctcactagagccacatttggaatggctgaaattaaggaccaaggctgaatttggggtaatacactttgaaaataaTGTTGTTCAACCTCTGACACCCacatgaaattgttgaaaaaaatgtataatatgggacctttaagttagcaaaaaaaaaaaaaaaaagaagtaaaataataCTTGTGTGTGATTGTATCAAGGTGGattttgatatatttattttttatcttgcaGAGGGGTGGAGGAACTGTAGCTTGACCAAGCATCAgagaaaaaacacttaaaactgCTTGAAAACACTCAATGTAACTCACTTTACCAGCATTAAACTCAAGAATATCAGTAATATAATTTACTATGTACAGACGTTTTGAACAGTTGCAGCATGAGTCTCACTAAGCGTTCAGTTTCTAAgagaaaatgttattaaatttaGACATTAATAGATTATGGTGAAACATgtgtagcagttgttttgtgatgaaaatgatggcgttgttgtttattgttgtttttctgtttatctgaGACTTCCATTTAAGTGTATTGTTAATAATTCTtgcagtttaaacatttttaaaggtgTGCAGTTTGTTTGGTTCTgtgtatattttaaaagaagtgGCTAACCATTGATTtcatatttgtctgtttttcaagAAAACAAGTTGTAAATGACttattaaagttttttgtaTCTAAATAGTatttaatgtgatttttttttgtacatgtaTGAAAAGCATCTGTCAAACTTACTTTTGTCACATTTGGTGCCTACATTGTAAAGGTTAAAACTGTAACCTTGGATTTGAGACATTTTGGTGTGTCTTGGTGCTGGCATTTTGGGGAACTCGATGCAACAGATTATGTCCAGCTACATGTATAGTTTTGGTCAAAGTTGAGTTAAATGCTGTGCAACTGATAACAGTCATTCTGTGAACAAGTTTTGAAGATGTCACTGGTACTTCCTCGATCCCGATCTGTGTTGCATTGTTTGTATGTATACATAGATTTTTATCTTGCTTGCTGGGTAGCTAGGTAAGATAAACATAAATAcagaatttaattatttacacaccaatgaaaagtattttatttgaaaagacACAAAGGAAATATTCAAGACGCGTATTTGTAAAGCAGAAGTGTGAGACAATAACAAAACATGAGAAGAACTAacatgtttttagattttaagtACAAAAGAATATATCAGATTGTGGGTTCTTGTTCTCTTTTATTATCCCCAAATGAAATGTATGCATGCAATTACACAGCCGTTGAAATCTATtgatatttattataaacataaaaaagggaATTCAATGTTGCTGTGCTTCAAATTAATCTTCAGCTGTATTGACTATGTTTaaccaccagagggcagcattTCCTCTAAAATGCTTTAGCATGATTTGCAACTCATCGGATTATGTTCTGTtaaatggccaaaaaaaaataaaaaaaaataaataaattatgctGACATCCTAACCTCTCATCACTTTTGAGTCAGTTCACACTTAAGGACtgaattgatttttatttattattattattgtaaaaaaaaggcCTTAATGAAGctgtttgcatcttttaaagATATAGCACAGAGATTAGTCACGACTAGATTAAACTATAGAATTCACATTTCCCTTATTCAAAATACTAAAGTTATAACACTTTG
The Melanotaenia boesemani isolate fMelBoe1 chromosome 4, fMelBoe1.pri, whole genome shotgun sequence genome window above contains:
- the LOC121638869 gene encoding choline transporter-like protein 1, which gives rise to MGCCNSAESKRDWKPLEERSCTDILWLIIFTLFCIGMACICGFAIAIGGATRLISGYDSYGNTCGRNNTKIEGVPLSGRDMRDKKYVFFLDPCNLDFINRKIKSIALCVSTCPATELTTYNDLKQFSLNNGSDLCSYDISPTRYVSHPDRFTKCPKLPSLPSKPVPVFHRCIPTDISCYADFAQAFIMFVSDNTVLRRVIAGVMASKEIIMGLCVLALVLSMIMMVVIRYISKVLVWILTVLVIIGSLGGTGVLWWLYADHRKALESNATSVFGKEVATDNVKALLVYSIGATVFTVILLLVMFFMRKRVALTISLFHVAGKVFIHLPLLVLQPFWTFLCLMLFWVYWIAVLLFLGTSGTPVKNNSTGVVEYEMQGPLQYMVWYHAVGLIWVSEFILAFQQMTIAGAVVTYYFTRNKSQMPVTPILSSTVRTIRYHLGTLAKGSFIITLVKIPRLILMYIHSQLKGKENACARCMLKACVCCLWCLEKCLAYLNQNAYTATAINSTSFCTSARDAFVILVENALRVAAINTVGDFVLFLGKVLIVSCTAFAGILALNYQRDYTVWVLPLLIVCLFAFLVAHCFLSVFENVVDVLFLCFAVDTKYNDGSPGREYYMDKTLMEFVENSKKMGRYQPTDGDGREMKSMRGGGTVA